The Chloroflexota bacterium DNA segment CCCGGCCGGCCAGTTGCCGCCCGCCGACAAGATGTCCATGCGCACGCCAGAGGAGATTGAGGCGGTCCTGAAGGGGCCTTTCCGCGGCGGCAAGCACCTTTACACCATCGCCTACCCGCCATGATGAGGCCCAAAATCGCTTACGAGCCGCGGCGCTGACGTTCTCATCGCACCGGATCCGCCGCGGGAGCAGCCCTTCTCCGTCGCCCATCATCGCCAGGGCTGCAGGGTTGCGCGACGACGCGCCGTGGAAGCCGCATCGCAGCCGCGTCGCAGATACCAACGCACTCGCGCCGACGTCGCATCGCAGACCTGCCCGCGTCGCCGCGCAACCCCCGATTTGCTCTCATTCGCACGACAGACGACAAGGAGAATGCCATGCGAGCGTTGGTGTTGGACGGGCAGTTTGCCCCGCGTCCTGACTACCCGGTAACCGAGACGGAGCGGCGGACCCGTATCGCCCGCAAGGGGAGCAACGTGTGGCGCTACACGACTCTGGAGGTCAAGGACATCCCAGAGCCAGAGGTCGGTCCCGAAGACGTGCTCATCCGGGTTCGCGCCTGCGGCGTCTGCGGGTCCGATTTGCACCTATACGAGACCGACGAGGACGGCTACCTCATCTACCCCAGTTGGACGAGGCTGCCGGTGGTCATCGGGCACGAGTTCGCCGGCGAGGTGGTCGGCGTGGGCGAGAAGGTAACGGATTTCAAAGTTGGCGACCTGGTTACCGGAGAGCAGTTGCACTGGTGCGGCAAGTGCTCCTCGTGCCGCCGCGGGCTGTACAATCACTGTCGCAACATGGGGCGTTTTGGCTTCGTTACCAACGGCGCCTTCGCCGAGTACGTGGCCATGCGCGACAAGTATGTGTGGAGCATCAACAGTCTGCTGGCGGTGTACGGCGACAAGGATAAGGCATGCGAAGCCGGCGCGCTGGTAGAACCCACCGGCATCTCCTACAATGGCTTGTTCACGCGGGCGGGCGGGTTCCTGCCAGGCGCGGTTGTCGTGGTGTACGGCGCTGGCCCCATCGGTCTGACCAGCATCGCGCTGTCCAGGCTGGCGGGCGCCTCCAAGATCATCGTGTTTGAGGTAACGGAGTCGCGGCGCCAATTGGCGCAGCGGTTCGGCGCCGACTATGTGTACAATCCCCAGGCGCTGGCCGAGCAAGGCTCCAGCCCCCATGAGGTTGTGCTGGAACTGACCCACGGCGAGGGCGCAGACGTGCAGGTGGAAGCCGCCGGCGTTCCCAAAGCCACCCTGCCCGAGATTGAGCAGTCGCTGGCGGTGGGCGCGAAGGTGGTGCACCTAGGCCGCCGCGCCGGAGCCGTGCCCACCAGCATCACGGTGTATCAGGATACCGGCAGCCAGTCCTTCGGCAGCCTGGGCCATACCGGATGGGGCACGTTCGGCAACATCATCAAACTGATGGCCAGCGGCCGCCTGGATATGACGCCGATGATCACGGCGCGCTATCCCCTGGAACAGGCCGCCGAGGCCGTTCGCAGCCTTGCGAATCGCGAGGGCGGCAAAGTCATGGTGAAGATCTAGGCCGGGCCAAGGAGGGCGCATGGCTGAGAGGACTCGCATCGCCATTATCGGGCTGGGGTTTGGCGTCAACCACTTGCAGATTGCGGCGACTCTGCCCGAAGCGGAACTTGTGGCGGCGTCGGACTTGATCCCCGAGCGGGGCCAGGTGGCCGAGGATGTCGGCGCGCGCTTCTACCAGGACTTCCGCCAGATGCTGGACAAGGAGCGGCTGGATGGCGTCGTGGCGGTGGTGTCCAACGACCAGCACGAGCCGGTCGCCGTGGAGTGCCTGCAGCGCGGCATCCCGGTGCTACTGGAGAAGCCCATCGCGCCCACGCTAGAGGCGGCCGACCGCATCATCGCCGCCGCCGATCAGAGCGGCACGCCGCTGCTCATCGGGCATCACCGGCGGTTCTCGGCGTTCGTGGCGCGGGCGCGGGAGATGGTGCAGGGCGGCGCGCTGGGCGATTTGACGGCTATCGCCGTGCTGTGGACGATCTTGAAGCCCAAGGAGTACTACCAGGCGACTTGGCGGACGCGGAAGGCTACCGGCGGAGGCCCGCTGCTCATCAATACCATCCACGACGTGGATGATATTCGCTACATTTGCGGGCGCGAGGTAACCCGCGTCTTCGCCGAAACGTCCAACCGGACGCGCGGGTTTGAGGTGGAGGACACCATCGCCATCTCCCTGCGGCTGCAGGGCGATGTGGTGGCCACAATCACGACTTCGGATTGTGTGCCTTCCATCTGGGCCTATGAGTCCACCACCTCGCCGTGGGAGAATCCCTACTTCTTCTATTCGCCGGAAGATTGCTACTACTTCTTCGGCACCAAAGGCTCGCTGACCCTGCCGCAGATGCGCCACGTGTGGTATCCGGACGCCGAAAAGGCGGGCTGGCAGTGGCCTTTGCAGGTGGACCGTTTGGGCGTTACGCCGGTGCACCCGCTGCGGGAGGAGATACGCCACTTCTGCCGGGTGGCGCGACGGGAGGAAGAACCCCGGACAACCGGGCGAGACGCGCGCCGCACGCTTGAGGTGGTGTTG contains these protein-coding regions:
- a CDS encoding Gfo/Idh/MocA family oxidoreductase, which produces MAERTRIAIIGLGFGVNHLQIAATLPEAELVAASDLIPERGQVAEDVGARFYQDFRQMLDKERLDGVVAVVSNDQHEPVAVECLQRGIPVLLEKPIAPTLEAADRIIAAADQSGTPLLIGHHRRFSAFVARAREMVQGGALGDLTAIAVLWTILKPKEYYQATWRTRKATGGGPLLINTIHDVDDIRYICGREVTRVFAETSNRTRGFEVEDTIAISLRLQGDVVATITTSDCVPSIWAYESTTSPWENPYFFYSPEDCYYFFGTKGSLTLPQMRHVWYPDAEKAGWQWPLQVDRLGVTPVHPLREEIRHFCRVARREEEPRTTGRDARRTLEVVLAIMKSGETGLPVQIGG
- a CDS encoding alcohol dehydrogenase catalytic domain-containing protein; its protein translation is MRALVLDGQFAPRPDYPVTETERRTRIARKGSNVWRYTTLEVKDIPEPEVGPEDVLIRVRACGVCGSDLHLYETDEDGYLIYPSWTRLPVVIGHEFAGEVVGVGEKVTDFKVGDLVTGEQLHWCGKCSSCRRGLYNHCRNMGRFGFVTNGAFAEYVAMRDKYVWSINSLLAVYGDKDKACEAGALVEPTGISYNGLFTRAGGFLPGAVVVVYGAGPIGLTSIALSRLAGASKIIVFEVTESRRQLAQRFGADYVYNPQALAEQGSSPHEVVLELTHGEGADVQVEAAGVPKATLPEIEQSLAVGAKVVHLGRRAGAVPTSITVYQDTGSQSFGSLGHTGWGTFGNIIKLMASGRLDMTPMITARYPLEQAAEAVRSLANREGGKVMVKI